The following coding sequences lie in one Niabella agricola genomic window:
- a CDS encoding exo-beta-N-acetylmuramidase NamZ family protein produces MKLILLNLLLIATCVSCATARVSKTLPANPERTIKTGADQTEKYVPYLSGKRVGVLANPTTRIGHRHLVDSLLERGVKIVKVFGPEHGFRGDADAGASVSDAVDAKTGIPVISLYGKKSKPSKEDLADVDIMIFDVQDVGTRFYTYINVMGRIMEACAENNKELLILDRPNPNGYLVDGPVLDMRLKSGIGAYPIPIAHGLTIGELAQMINGEGWLPNKMKANIKIIPVAHYKHDLPYTLPVAPSPNLNTQQSILLYPSLCLFEGTIISQGRGTQYPFTVLGAPALKGRYAFSFTPVAIKGMSATPLHKDQVCYGLDLREYDMTELMRDRRINIRWMMELYKAYPDPSKFFDKTQSNQIGDIDKLAGVYEFKKQIVEGRSEEEIRKSWEPGLSAYKKMRKQYLLYP; encoded by the coding sequence ATGAAGCTGATTCTTTTAAATTTGTTACTGATTGCAACATGTGTGTCCTGTGCCACAGCCAGGGTTTCCAAAACGCTGCCTGCGAACCCGGAACGGACCATCAAAACCGGTGCCGATCAAACCGAAAAATATGTCCCCTACCTGAGCGGTAAAAGGGTAGGAGTGCTGGCCAATCCTACTACGCGTATCGGGCACCGGCACCTGGTAGACAGTTTGCTGGAACGGGGTGTTAAAATCGTAAAAGTATTTGGTCCCGAGCATGGCTTTCGTGGAGATGCCGACGCGGGGGCTTCGGTGAGCGATGCTGTGGATGCCAAAACCGGTATTCCTGTTATTTCATTATATGGTAAAAAGAGTAAGCCCTCAAAGGAAGACCTGGCTGATGTGGATATCATGATCTTTGATGTACAGGATGTGGGTACCCGGTTTTATACCTATATCAATGTGATGGGAAGGATCATGGAAGCCTGTGCTGAAAATAATAAAGAACTATTGATCCTTGACCGGCCCAACCCGAATGGTTACCTCGTAGACGGTCCCGTGCTGGATATGCGGCTGAAGTCGGGCATTGGTGCCTATCCCATCCCTATTGCGCATGGGCTCACTATCGGGGAGCTGGCGCAAATGATTAACGGCGAAGGATGGCTGCCGAATAAAATGAAAGCGAATATAAAGATCATTCCGGTAGCACATTATAAGCACGATCTGCCATACACATTGCCGGTGGCTCCGTCTCCCAACCTGAACACCCAGCAAAGCATCTTATTGTATCCCTCACTTTGTTTGTTTGAGGGAACCATTATCAGCCAGGGACGCGGAACGCAGTATCCCTTTACCGTATTGGGTGCGCCGGCGCTGAAGGGAAGGTACGCGTTCTCATTTACACCGGTAGCCATTAAGGGAATGAGCGCCACCCCGCTGCATAAAGACCAGGTTTGTTACGGGCTGGATCTGCGGGAATATGATATGACAGAACTGATGCGGGATCGCAGGATTAATATCCGGTGGATGATGGAACTGTACAAGGCCTATCCGGATCCCTCCAAATTTTTCGATAAGACCCAAAGCAACCAGATTGGTGATATTGATAAACTGGCGGGTGTTTATGAATTTAAAAAACAGATCGTCGAGGGCCGGTCCGAGGAAGAGATCCGGAAGAGCTGGGAACCGGGACTGTCAGCGTATAAAAAGATGCGGAAACAATATTTACTGTATCCGTAA